One Aegilops tauschii subsp. strangulata cultivar AL8/78 chromosome 2, Aet v6.0, whole genome shotgun sequence genomic window, GGCGGGGAGGGAAATCTCAGTGCCTTTGCTCTGGCTAGTAGTTTTGGTGAGGGTCCTCACAGGTGCAATGCTCGGGTGTATGGCGGCGCTTCTTCTTTGACTTTGTCTTCCAGGCTCCGAACCTCCTTGAGATCGTCCATCTTGACGTAGTCGATCGAGCTTTGGCATAGATTCTCGGGGTCTCCTAGGGGCTGGGAGGTTAGGGTTTACCGTCGTATGTGTGCGACAACAAGATTTGGTGTCAATTGCTTCAGATCTATTCAAGGGttcacgtgcatgaagacttcctGCCTGTCATCAACAAGGTCAAGCTAGCTCCGGTAGTGAAGCAGTGATAGAAATGTGTGACACCTGACTTAATAggaatgatagactactcatatcaataaggaattccttctttccCGGGTGCTCATTCAcaaagaactccaaagttaagtgTGTTTGGATTGGAACGAtttgaggatgggtgaccgactgAGAAGTTGATCCCGAGTGCACACAAGTGAGGACGAAGTGCGCAAGAAAGACTAGTGTTGGTCTGTGGGACCAATTTAGATCCCGCCGGGCGTAACAGTTGGGAAACGGTGGTTGTGGTCAGGGCATTataattggtatcagagccgactctTGTGGTTACACAGACATGTGCGCGTCAGGTGCATGGACATGTGGCATGTGTGGCCCGTCGTTGCACATGACATGACACATGAGCCGGACTGGACGGACAAACGTGTGCCTAGAGGGAAAGTTCATGTGGGCCGACAAGGACGCCGGTTCTTTTGAGTGAGGGTGTACGTGAGAGCCTGGCGTAATAGGAATGATTGACTACTCATATCAACAACTTCTTTCCTGGGAGCTTATTCGCAAAGAACCCCAAAGTGAAGTGTACTTGGTTTCAAGCGATTTGAGAATGGGTGACCGGCTGGGAAGTTGACCCGGTTACGCACGAGTGAGAACAAAGTGTGCAAAAGAGACAAGTGTTAGTCTGTAGGGCCGGTCTAGATCCCGCCGGACGTAACGGCCGGGATCTGATGATTGTGGCCGGGGCGTTAAAAATGGCGGTAAAACTTGGAACAAAGTTATAACTTAGGGTAAAAAATGAAATTAACTCTAACAGAAAATTCAGAAAGTCAAGAAACATACAAGTGTATTATTTCTTGCAACCAGCGAGCGAGCGAGAAACACAAGTTCAGATAAAAAATCGTAAGTTTCATCGACTAAAATTTAAAACTTACTGTATCCTCATGCGAGATTAAACTACTTTGCAAATCACGAAACAATCGAGCGGCCAGGCAGGTCCGGTAGATGGGGGTGTGTGGTACGTGGCCTTGGATAACGATTTCGTAAGTTCACTGTGCGTACATAAGTGAACGAAGGGGAGATGATAGTGGGCTAGTGGCTGCTTCAAAGACTACCCACCACGTACGAACGTTTCAGCGATGCTCCACGTCCGGTAATGTACCGGTTTCCAAATGCAGAAGAAGATATCCGATCCAGAATATGCTCTCGGCTGATTTGGATGTACATGCGTCCGTGTCTAACTTGACCCACAGCTGATTAATGAGATTGACGCGTTGCGTGCATGCAATGGAAGACGCCGGGTACGACTTTGTCGTCGCACGAACGGTGCTCACCTGCACCGCGATAGTCCAGTTAAGTCAGAGGCTGGCGCCATTGGTAATCCTGCAGATGATGCGAGCTTAGCTTGCTTGGATGCTAGATTGCTGGGATGCATTAATGTGTACCGTCCACCTTCCAACCACCACCGCTCCACGGGGTCCGCGTTGCCGACGACACCCAGAGACCCCAGCGTCAACTTGCTCACCTCACACTCACTGCTCCTCCCTAGCTAGCCATCTTATCCAAGCCCTCCATTGGCCTCTCCCTCCTATAAATTGGTTTGCTCTGCATGCTAATCTATATCCTCCATCACACTAGCCACTAGAAGCACTGAAGAAGCAGAGGGTGTCAAGCATGGCGTCCAAGGGTCTACTTGTGTTTGCTCTCCTGCTTGCTGCTGCTATCCTCGTCGCCTCAACTGAACAAACTCGTGAGCTAACCCGATACTGATCTTGGAGTACTTTTGAACTAGCAGGAGTTAACTGGTCGTCATTAGGCTAGGAATCTTGCTTTGCTGCGTGCTGCTCCTAATTTCAATGCACAATGTTTTTCTGTTCATGTAGAGgccaagaaggaggagaagaaagccggCGTAGagggctacggcggcggcggcggcggcggcggctaccccggaggcggcggcggcggctaccctGGAGGCGGCGGGGGAGGCTACCCAGGCCacggtggaggaggaggcggcggctatCCAGGACAcggtggaggaggtggcggcggctacCCAGGCcacggtggaggaggcggcggcggctacccgggccatggtggaggaggaggcggcggcggctacccgggccacggtggaggaggaggcggcggcggctacccgggccacggtggaggaggaggcggcggcggcggctacccgggccacggtggaggaggcggcggcggctacccgggccacggtggtggcggcggcggcggctaccccGGACACGGCGGAGGCGGTGGCGGCAGTGGATGTCCATGGGGCTGCTGCGGTAACGGGTACCATGGCTGCCGCTGCTGTGCGCGCGCGGACGAGGTCCCGGAGCCCATGTACCGCGCGGAGGTCCGCAACTGAGCACACGAGGTGCAGCCATACGTACCTACGCGTGCGTGCAACTCTACGTGACGTTGCTCTACGCACGTATAGTAAGTTGCTGGTAAATATGGTCTCTGATAAATAAACTGCGTACGTATACGTACGAGAGCCCGGTTTGCACTTTGCACAGTGATGATCTTGGAGAACACACCCCTCTGTGTTCTTGTATGTATCAATTTCCATGTTTACTGTGTGCAATAAAATCACAGAGGAATATAGCCGAAGTTCTGCACGATGCACTTAATTCCTTCTGTATGCCGTATTTCAATGCAGCGAAGAAAATAGATGAAAATAACAGACAAAGAAATGACGACTTGTTATAGAGATGTTCTATTCAAAGACTTCAACCAGGGGCATGTTAAGTAATAAGTGAACAAAGACCACTGATAAAGCGCAGTGTAGGGACTTCTAAAGTATAACATAACTATTGCAAGAAAAAAAGTATAACATAGACTAGAGGCGTATATTATTGATGCAGAGGCCGAGGATTTCAACCTCTTTTTTCGAAAGAAGAGGTGTGTAGTACTAGTTTGTCTTCATTGGGTCTCTCAAAGAAAATAAAAACGTTGTTGTTGGGCGGACACAAAAGGAATTCACCTACCCATGCATTTTTTTCGGTACAGTCACCACTCTTCCATTGCGCAAAAACAAGTTACTCGGACTAAAACTCAATATGTCAATGGAGGAAAACCCGATTGGGTAATGCCTCTTTTTTCTAAGTACCATCACCAAAGCACAAGCTTGTATGTCACCTTCACTGTCCTCGTCCTTGGTGACGGAGAAATCTTTCATTTGATAATATGCTACTGAAATGTAACATATTCAACTCAAGTAGGAAAGGAAAACGGAAATGAATGAAACAGAGTTTTGTCATCTTTTCTTAGTGGAAACGTCTACAACTATATATGGAAATTTAGGAAGCAGATATTGCCGAAAATGAATACTAAGTTAATTATATGTTGCGAACATGAATACGAAAGTAAAAGGTTGCTTGAACTCAAAAACATCTAGATCATACAAAAAAAAACATAACCTTACCTGGTGTAGTTTAATTGAGCATATTAAACGGTTCCCCTTGTCTAACTCCTCTGATATCCCTGTTTGGGCCCTAGAATCTAAAGGGGTTTATTCAGTTAAATCCTTTTATCATGCTATCAATTTCGGAGGAGTGATGTCAGAGATTGGGGATAGCCTTTGGAAAGAACTCTGTCCCCAAAAAAATCCATGTCTTCTTATGGCTTTGTGTATATAACAAAGTCCTGACTAGGGATAACCTGGCTAAACGCAGGAATCTTGAAGATATATCTTGCCTTTTTTGTAATGAGAATGAATCAGTCCATCATCTTTTTTTTGAGTGTGTGGCTGCAGATCATGTATGGAGGCTAGTTGCTGATTTTTTTCAGAATGCTCAAATCAAAAGTTTTGCTGACATTTATGCCTTGTGGCGGTTACATAAATCTAAACATGTGATTAATATGATTGTTGCTGCCTCCTTGTGGAGCATTTGGAGACTGAGGAATGATTTATGTTTCCAGGGACGTACTTGGAGGGGAATGGGCTGCGTGTTTGTGAAGCTTCGTGGTTTTCTTCATCAATGGGTGGTTCTCTGCAACGACACTCCTAAAGCAATTCATCCTCGCGTTGGACACGCGTCGTGGGAGCTACTTCGCATCGCCTGGGAGTGACTCTCCCCCCTTACTGAATATTTCGAGCAGTAGTCTGTTGATTTGCTATTCAGTAGGGGTGATGTAATAATAAAAAAGTAAGAATACTAGTACAGAGTGGCTGAACTCTGAGACTGTTGCGTGCTGCTGTTTGGGCAGGAGTGGTGTTTTTAAGTTTGTAAGGGTTGTTGCCCGGATCTGGCTCGTCGGTTCTGTCTGCCTCATCAATAAAAatggggcggggggggggggggggggctttctttcaaaaaaaaacacaACCTTACCAACAAAGTTGTGCGATTGCACAATGAAGAGAAGGTGCGCTAGTGAGCATGTGTGTGGGATATACAGGACTATGAGGCATGTAGTTGGAGGGGTGAGTATCAAGACAGGATGAGGGATTAGGTTTTAACTGGGTAAGATTACGCTGGACTAAAAGTGCAGTTGGCCAAGCCAGGTAGGCCATACAAACAAATGATCTCTAGTCGCCTCACTTCCCACCAACCCTATATTACGTCTGCGAGCGTGTTATAGATGACCTTTCACCCAATCGCAGCCAATTTGGCCGGCTCATTTGACACGTGCATTAACACAATCAAATTGGCACTTTCCCAAAACAATGTCAtacattaacccaatcaaatcaAATTTAAAAAATCTCAATCAAATCGGCTCTTATAAAACAACGTCATGCATTAACTCATCCAAATTAATCGGCACTCTCCCAAAATAACATCATGCATTAACTCATTCAAAACAAATCTTAAGAAAGTATAATTAAATCGGCACTTAATAAAAACAATGTCATGCATTAACCCATTGGTATCAAATCTTAAGAAGTCTCAACTAAATCTAATCTTTTCTTGCCTTAGTACTCATACCAAAACCAAATCAAATATTGCCTTCCACTAATCAAAGTTGGCCGGCCCATTTGACGCGTGCGCACGGTTTCATCCTAGTTCGGCCGAACTAGGGAGGGGGgactcctcccccccccccccccatctcTACCATATATGTGGGGCGCCTTCTTTTGGCCCACTAGGGGCTGCCCCCATGGGCCAACCCAAGAGGGGCTTTTCTCCCAAAATATATTTCATAAGTTTCCGGAACCATCTGGAACCTTCTGAAATATACTATATATAGACTCGAAACTTTTTTTGTTATGTTATATCTTTCCTGAATTTCAAAACACGTCCGAGACATCTGGATCCATCAGAAACTCTTTTGATGCTCATTCTCTCAGACTATAGTTCTCATCTTAATTACTACCcgttaagcgtgtgaccctagaGATTCAGAAATAagtagacatgacccggaacacTTTTCAGTCAATAGTTAACAGCGGAATCAGGATACCCTTGATAGCTCCCGTATATTCACAAAGTTCTCGAGCGAACCTTTTGTTTATGAATATCATCCTCTTTTCTTTGTGATACGTTACAAAACTCGATGTGAGACATTATTGGTATCCCTATGATCAACACTTTGATCACTGTAACGGTTATCCTCGTTATCGGTTTtgttctctttactcgttacgtattTTGATATCCTGTGATTTTAATCACATCCGTCTGGCCAGACGATAATGACATTGTATACTTAAATACTGGGCTCGAGAGTATCTCTCTATTGTTTGGGGAGCAAATCCCTGCCCTAAACTATCTATACAGATACATATGTTTTCGGTATACCCATAAGTTACTTTTATTCACATCCAATTAGGGAGTGAAATTTGGTAACCCGAAAGTAATGATCTAACATGTTAGTATACGATATTCTCATGGTCTAAGAAAGTAGGTAAACCTTAACACTTTATATGAAAATACCGATAACATAATAACAATGTAATCTCTGAGTAATTCATAAGTTGAGTTTATCCGACAACATTTTTTCGATAACAATGTATTCTCATTATTGATAGCATCTTTGTTACTGTAACGATGTTCATGATCAGGAAAACAAGATCATCATCAATACATGATCTAGTCGTAGAGGAATGACTAGGAATCATATTGGTGTTTACGTTTTTACACATGCAATTGAGTTCGGAAT contains:
- the LOC109746925 gene encoding uncharacterized protein — its product is MRVSSMASKGLVVFAVLLAAAFLVATAEQTQAKKEETKAGVQGYHGGGSGGGGYHGGGGGGGYPGHGGGGGGGGYPGHGGGGGGGGYPGHGGGGGGGGYPGHGGGGGGGGYPGHGGGGGGGGYPGHGGGGGGGGSGCRYQCCGHGHGGCRCCASPNEIPEPMYRAEVRNPLEALKKQRVSSMASKGLLVFALLLAAAILVASTEQTQAKKEEKKAGVEGYGGGGGGGGYPGGGGGGYPGGGGGGYPGHGGGGGGGYPGHGGGGGGGYPGHGGGGGGGYPGHGGGGGGGGYPGHGGGGGGGGYPGHGGGGGGGGGYPGHGGGGGGGYPGHGGGGGGGYPGHGGGGGGSGCPWGCCGNGYHGCRCCARADEVPEPMYRAEVRN